Proteins encoded within one genomic window of Sphaerotilus montanus:
- the tcuB gene encoding tricarballylate utilization 4Fe-4S protein TcuB yields MQTLEALTRDALALGRGEFVPATPQTDEVARVMGICNACRYCEGFCAVFPAMTRRLDFTPTDAHYLANLCHNCGACLHACQYAPPHEFALNVPKAMAELRVQTYADHAWPPALGRLYQRSGLTVALALAGGLALFLVMVLAMTGSLWHAPMAGNFYAVFPHNLLVGMFAPVFGWAVLALAMGVRRFWRGVSPGSASGAAVAEATHDALRLKYLGGGHGEGCNEADDRFTLWRRRWHHATFYGFLLCFASTSVATLYHYLLGLQAPYAVTSLPVLLGTFGGIGLLVGPAGLLWLNLHRAPLHGDPAQRPMDRGFIALLLLTSGTGLALLAGRDTGAMAALLAVHLGVVMALFATLPYGKFAHGIYRCAALLKFAIEKRQPNRLGVGDD; encoded by the coding sequence ATGCAGACGCTTGAGGCGCTGACCCGCGACGCGCTGGCGCTCGGGCGCGGCGAGTTCGTCCCCGCCACGCCGCAGACCGACGAAGTCGCCCGCGTGATGGGCATCTGCAACGCCTGCCGCTACTGCGAGGGCTTCTGCGCGGTCTTCCCGGCGATGACGCGGCGGCTCGACTTCACCCCCACCGACGCGCACTACCTCGCCAACCTCTGCCACAACTGCGGCGCCTGCCTGCACGCCTGCCAGTACGCACCACCGCACGAATTCGCGCTGAACGTGCCGAAGGCAATGGCCGAGCTGCGCGTGCAGACCTACGCCGACCACGCCTGGCCGCCTGCGCTCGGCCGGCTCTACCAGCGCAGCGGGTTGACAGTGGCGCTCGCGCTGGCGGGCGGGCTGGCGCTGTTCCTGGTGATGGTGCTGGCGATGACCGGCAGCCTCTGGCACGCGCCGATGGCGGGCAACTTCTACGCCGTGTTCCCGCACAACCTGCTGGTCGGCATGTTCGCGCCGGTGTTCGGCTGGGCGGTGCTGGCGCTCGCCATGGGGGTGCGGCGCTTCTGGCGCGGCGTCTCGCCGGGGTCGGCCAGCGGCGCGGCCGTGGCCGAAGCGACCCACGATGCCCTGCGCCTGAAGTACCTCGGCGGTGGCCACGGCGAAGGCTGCAACGAGGCCGACGACCGCTTCACCCTGTGGCGCCGGCGCTGGCACCACGCCACGTTCTACGGTTTCCTGCTGTGCTTCGCCTCGACGAGCGTGGCCACGCTCTACCACTACCTGCTGGGGCTGCAGGCGCCCTACGCCGTGACGAGCCTGCCGGTGCTGCTGGGCACGTTCGGCGGGATCGGGTTGCTCGTCGGTCCGGCAGGGCTGCTCTGGCTGAACCTGCACCGCGCGCCGCTGCACGGCGACCCGGCGCAGCGTCCGATGGACCGCGGCTTCATCGCGCTGCTGCTGCTGACGAGCGGCACCGGGCTGGCGCTGCTGGCCGGGCGCGACACCGGGGCGATGGCCGCGCTGCTGGCCGTGCACCTCGGCGTCGTGATGGCCCTGTTCGCGACCCTGCCCTACGGCAAGTTCGCGCACGGCATCTACCGCTGTGCCGCCTTGCTCAAGTTCGCCATCGAGAAGCGCCAGCCGAACCGGCTGGGCGTCGGCGACGACTGA
- the tcuA gene encoding FAD-dependent tricarballylate dehydrogenase TcuA: MVDVLVIGGGNAALCAALMAREAGASVLLLEAAPRNLRGGNSSHTRNLRCMHDAPQDVLVDAYPEEEFWQDLLKVTAGKTDEHLARLVIRASSNCRDWMRSHGVHFQPSLSGALHTARTNAFFMGGGKALVNAYFRSAERLGVQIRYEAPVDRIELDGDRFAAAWIGGERITARSCVLACGGFESDRGWLREAWGQNARGEWPADNFLIRGTRFNLGTLLRDLIASGADTIGDATQAHMVAIDARAPLYDGGICTRIDCVSLGVVVNREARRFYDEGEDFWPKRYAIWGRLVAQQPGQIGHCVIDAKALGRFMPPVFPGKQANTLPELARLLGVDEATFMQTIDDYNRACRPGTFDHTRLDDCHTDGVTPAKTHWARPIDTPPFYGYTLRPGVTFTYLGLKTDDQAAVRFGGRRSDNLFVAGEMMAGNVLGQGYTAGVGMSIGTAFGRIAGTSAARSALAQRQGAAHADA; this comes from the coding sequence ATGGTCGATGTGCTCGTGATCGGCGGCGGCAACGCCGCACTCTGTGCCGCGCTGATGGCACGCGAAGCCGGTGCTTCGGTGCTGCTGCTCGAAGCCGCGCCGCGCAACCTGCGCGGCGGCAATTCCAGCCACACCCGCAACCTGCGCTGCATGCACGATGCACCGCAGGACGTGCTGGTCGATGCCTACCCCGAAGAGGAGTTCTGGCAAGACCTGCTGAAGGTCACCGCCGGCAAGACCGACGAGCACCTGGCCCGTCTGGTGATCCGCGCCTCGTCCAACTGCCGCGACTGGATGCGCTCGCATGGCGTGCATTTCCAGCCCTCGCTGTCCGGCGCGCTGCACACGGCGCGCACCAACGCCTTCTTCATGGGCGGCGGCAAGGCGCTGGTGAACGCCTACTTCCGCAGCGCCGAGCGGCTGGGCGTGCAGATCCGCTACGAAGCGCCGGTGGACCGGATCGAACTGGACGGCGACCGCTTCGCCGCGGCCTGGATCGGCGGCGAGCGCATCACGGCGCGCTCGTGCGTGCTGGCCTGTGGCGGCTTCGAGTCGGACCGGGGCTGGCTGCGCGAGGCGTGGGGCCAGAACGCCCGCGGCGAATGGCCCGCCGACAACTTCCTGATCCGCGGCACCCGCTTCAACCTGGGTACGCTGCTGCGCGACCTGATCGCCTCCGGCGCCGACACCATCGGCGACGCCACGCAGGCGCACATGGTCGCCATCGACGCCCGCGCCCCGCTCTACGACGGCGGCATCTGCACCCGCATCGACTGCGTGTCCCTGGGCGTCGTCGTCAACCGCGAGGCGCGGCGCTTCTATGACGAGGGCGAGGACTTCTGGCCGAAGCGCTATGCGATCTGGGGCCGCCTCGTCGCCCAGCAGCCCGGCCAGATCGGCCACTGCGTGATCGACGCCAAGGCGCTCGGCCGCTTCATGCCCCCCGTGTTCCCCGGCAAGCAGGCCAATACCCTGCCCGAACTCGCCCGCCTGCTCGGCGTGGACGAAGCCACCTTCATGCAGACCATCGACGACTACAACCGCGCCTGCCGCCCCGGCACCTTCGACCACACCCGGCTCGACGACTGCCACACCGACGGCGTCACCCCCGCCAAGACCCACTGGGCGCGGCCGATCGACACCCCGCCCTTCTATGGCTACACGCTGCGCCCCGGCGTCACCTTCACCTACCTCGGGCTGAAGACGGACGACCAGGCCGCCGTGCGCTTCGGCGGGCGCCGCAGCGACAACCTGTTCGTGGCCGGCGAGATGATGGCCGGCAACGTGCTGGGCCAGGGCTACACGGCCGGTGTGGGCATGTCGATCGGAACGGCGTTCGGGCGCATCGCCGGCACGTCGGCCGCCCGCAGCGCGCTGGCCCAACGCCAGGGAGCCGCCCATGCAGACGCTTGA
- a CDS encoding Bug family tripartite tricarboxylate transporter substrate binding protein produces MTIDRRHFLSATAALALPGLATAQATASGWPKQSIRFVVPFAPGGTSEIVARTVAHELTKQLGQTVFVDNKGGGAGIPAMQDVAKAAPDGHTIILGHVGSLAVNPYIFPNQPYDVNKDFIPVTLLAKVPNLFVVHPDVPAKDFKEFVAYVKKNPGKLNYGSAGNASAGHLAMEYLKLVTGMFMTHIPYRGTGPQLTDLLAGRTQASSAGLPAMLPHIRSGKLRAIAVGTPQRLAALPDVPTVAEMGFKDFETSQWYGILAPAGTPADVVKKLQEESLKALKSNSVTERFASDSAVGGGGPSSEFAAYIAQQQKIWKEIVKRASIKAD; encoded by the coding sequence ATGACCATCGACCGCCGCCACTTCCTGTCCGCCACCGCGGCACTCGCCCTGCCCGGACTCGCCACGGCGCAGGCCACCGCCTCGGGCTGGCCGAAGCAGTCCATCCGCTTCGTCGTGCCGTTCGCGCCGGGGGGCACGTCGGAGATCGTGGCGCGCACCGTCGCCCACGAGCTGACGAAACAGCTCGGCCAGACCGTGTTCGTGGACAACAAGGGCGGCGGCGCTGGCATCCCCGCGATGCAGGACGTCGCCAAGGCGGCGCCGGACGGCCACACCATCATCCTCGGCCACGTCGGCTCGCTGGCGGTGAACCCGTACATCTTCCCGAACCAGCCCTACGACGTGAACAAGGACTTCATCCCGGTCACGCTGCTGGCCAAGGTGCCCAACCTGTTCGTGGTCCACCCGGACGTGCCGGCGAAGGACTTCAAGGAATTCGTCGCCTACGTGAAGAAGAACCCTGGCAAGCTCAACTACGGCTCGGCCGGCAACGCCAGCGCGGGACACCTTGCGATGGAGTACCTGAAGCTGGTCACGGGCATGTTCATGACCCACATCCCCTACCGCGGCACCGGCCCGCAGCTCACCGACCTGCTCGCCGGGCGCACGCAGGCGAGTTCGGCCGGGCTGCCTGCGATGCTGCCGCACATCAGGTCGGGCAAGCTGCGCGCCATCGCCGTCGGCACGCCGCAGCGGCTGGCGGCGCTGCCGGACGTGCCGACCGTGGCCGAGATGGGCTTCAAGGACTTCGAGACCTCGCAGTGGTACGGCATCCTGGCGCCCGCCGGCACCCCCGCCGACGTCGTGAAGAAGCTCCAGGAGGAATCGCTGAAAGCGCTGAAATCGAACTCGGTGACCGAGCGCTTCGCCAGCGACAGCGCGGTGGGCGGGGGCGGGCCGTCGAGCGAATTCGCGGCCTACATCGCGCAGCAGCAGAAGATCTGGAAAGAGATCGTCAAGCGCGCCAGCATCAAGGCCGACTGA
- a CDS encoding SDR family oxidoreductase yields MDLQLTGRTALVTGASVGIGRGIAKALAAEGVRVAISARRVEKLREVAAEIVAAGGAEPVLIEQDMYADDAARRIADAAVAGLGRVDILVNNAGGSRSFKELHVSEEQWQEAITLNFHRPRQLGDALIDQMIAGQWGRIINITGKSEPEHINGAFCAKAGMHSWAKGLSRMVGKHGITVNCIPPGRIHSEQIFRNYTPEYRQWQCEHEIPAGRYGEPEDLANLVCFLSSPLASYITGTVIPVDGGLRRYQF; encoded by the coding sequence ATGGACCTGCAACTCACCGGGCGCACCGCCCTCGTCACCGGCGCCAGCGTCGGCATCGGCCGCGGCATCGCCAAAGCCTTGGCCGCCGAAGGCGTGCGCGTGGCGATCTCCGCGCGCCGCGTCGAGAAACTGCGTGAAGTCGCCGCCGAGATCGTGGCCGCCGGTGGCGCCGAGCCGGTGCTGATCGAACAGGACATGTACGCCGACGACGCCGCCCGCCGCATCGCCGACGCGGCGGTGGCCGGTCTCGGCCGCGTGGACATCCTGGTCAACAACGCGGGCGGCTCGCGCAGCTTCAAGGAGCTGCACGTCAGCGAGGAGCAGTGGCAGGAGGCGATCACGCTGAACTTCCACCGCCCGCGCCAGCTCGGCGACGCGCTGATCGACCAGATGATCGCCGGCCAGTGGGGCCGCATCATCAACATCACAGGCAAGAGCGAGCCGGAGCACATCAACGGCGCCTTCTGCGCGAAGGCCGGGATGCACAGCTGGGCCAAGGGCCTGAGCCGCATGGTGGGCAAGCACGGCATCACGGTGAACTGCATTCCGCCGGGGCGCATCCACTCCGAGCAGATCTTCCGCAACTACACGCCCGAGTACCGGCAGTGGCAGTGCGAACACGAGATCCCCGCCGGGCGCTACGGCGAACCGGAAGACCTGGCGAACCTGGTGTGCTTCCTGAGCAGCCCGCTGGCGAGCTACATCACCGGCACGGTGATCCCGGTCGATGGGGGCCTGCGCCGCTACCAGTTCTGA
- a CDS encoding porin: MSTSLHLIRACAATSLVLGAQTTFAQSASTSSVTVAGVADVGVRQVRNEGQTARNTVVNGSNSTSRLIVRGTEDLGAGWSAGFHLEHGILLDTGTAASSTQFWDRRATLSLAHTRAGEVRAGRDFVPSYVAWSRHDPFSYVGVGSSSSLVSATPTGPIKSAFGSTPATTVRANNAVQWLLPAGLGGVEGGVLLAPGEGRASASGLARVIGLRLGYADKQLNVSAATTRTDNDLTTTSGHLQDTTLGGGYDFGIVRVSGALRRFEQAAAQQTNLLLGVRVPMRSGEVKLSYNRARFGGKVGNTSIDGQASSQLALGYVHDLSRRTALYGTVSRISNSAALNAALSGGSGTLVKGGSSTGLELGVRHNF, encoded by the coding sequence ATGAGCACCTCCCTGCACCTCATTCGCGCCTGTGCGGCGACCAGCCTGGTCCTCGGCGCCCAGACGACCTTCGCCCAATCGGCGTCCACCAGCAGCGTGACGGTCGCTGGCGTGGCCGACGTCGGCGTCCGGCAAGTCCGCAACGAAGGCCAGACCGCCCGCAACACCGTGGTCAACGGCTCCAATTCGACCAGCCGCCTCATCGTGCGCGGCACCGAGGATCTGGGCGCCGGCTGGTCCGCCGGCTTCCATCTGGAGCACGGGATCCTGCTGGACACGGGCACCGCGGCGTCGTCCACCCAGTTCTGGGACCGCCGCGCCACCCTCAGCCTGGCCCACACCCGGGCGGGCGAGGTGCGCGCCGGCCGCGATTTCGTGCCGAGCTACGTGGCCTGGAGCCGGCACGATCCGTTCAGCTATGTGGGCGTCGGCAGTTCGAGCAGCCTGGTCTCGGCCACCCCGACCGGTCCGATCAAGTCGGCCTTCGGATCGACACCCGCGACGACCGTGCGGGCCAACAACGCGGTGCAGTGGCTGCTGCCGGCCGGACTGGGCGGCGTGGAAGGCGGTGTCCTGCTGGCACCCGGCGAGGGTCGGGCGTCGGCCAGCGGTCTGGCGCGGGTCATCGGCCTGCGGCTGGGGTACGCGGACAAGCAGCTCAACGTGTCGGCCGCCACCACCCGCACCGACAACGACCTGACCACCACCAGCGGCCACTTGCAGGACACCACCCTGGGCGGCGGCTACGACTTCGGCATCGTGCGCGTCTCGGGTGCGCTGCGCCGGTTTGAACAGGCCGCGGCGCAGCAGACCAACCTGCTGCTCGGCGTGCGCGTGCCCATGCGCAGCGGTGAAGTCAAGCTGTCCTACAACCGCGCCCGCTTCGGTGGCAAGGTGGGCAACACCAGCATCGATGGGCAAGCCTCGTCGCAACTGGCCCTGGGCTATGTCCATGACCTGTCCAGGCGAACGGCGCTTTATGGCACGGTGTCCCGCATCAGCAACAGCGCGGCGCTGAATGCCGCCCTCTCCGGCGGATCCGGCACCCTGGTCAAGGGCGGCAGCTCCACCGGGCTGGAGCTGGGCGTGCGCCACAACTTCTGA
- a CDS encoding Bug family tripartite tricarboxylate transporter substrate binding protein — protein sequence MLKHLIAPTLAATLAATAPAAHAFPDKAITIVVPTAAGGGNDAMARTIAQKLGTLLGQTIVIDNRAGANGSIASEFVARAPADGHTLMFGYIATHSMNPALQKLRYDPVNDFEPIGLVGYSATLMVANANVPVKDVKDLVAQLKAKPDKYTYASAGNGTAPHFAAELFKMNAGVVMLGVPYKGSAPAVSDTIGGQTQFMFPSLFTALPHVKAGKLKALAVAGPKRSASLPDVPTLKEAGVDGVDVMQWYGLFAPARTPKPIVEQLNKALNQILNDKDIIKRIEDHGADVESSTPEQLGALVKSELTKWKGVVQKAKLTAD from the coding sequence ATGCTGAAGCACCTGATCGCCCCGACCCTGGCCGCCACCCTGGCCGCCACCGCCCCGGCCGCCCACGCCTTCCCGGACAAGGCCATCACCATCGTCGTGCCGACCGCCGCCGGTGGCGGCAACGACGCGATGGCCCGCACCATCGCGCAGAAGCTCGGCACGCTGCTCGGCCAGACCATCGTCATCGACAACCGCGCCGGCGCCAACGGCTCGATCGCCAGCGAGTTCGTCGCCCGCGCCCCGGCCGACGGCCACACGCTGATGTTCGGCTACATCGCCACGCACAGCATGAACCCGGCGCTGCAGAAGCTGCGCTACGACCCGGTCAACGACTTCGAGCCGATCGGCCTGGTCGGCTACTCGGCCACGCTGATGGTCGCCAACGCCAATGTGCCGGTCAAGGACGTGAAAGACCTCGTCGCGCAGCTCAAGGCCAAGCCGGACAAGTACACCTACGCCAGCGCCGGCAACGGCACCGCACCGCACTTCGCCGCCGAGCTGTTCAAGATGAACGCGGGTGTGGTGATGCTGGGCGTTCCGTACAAGGGCTCGGCGCCGGCCGTCAGCGACACCATCGGCGGGCAGACGCAGTTCATGTTCCCGAGCCTGTTCACCGCGCTGCCGCACGTCAAGGCCGGCAAGCTCAAGGCGCTGGCCGTCGCGGGCCCGAAGCGCTCGGCCAGCCTGCCGGACGTGCCCACGCTGAAGGAGGCGGGGGTGGACGGCGTCGACGTGATGCAGTGGTACGGCCTGTTCGCACCGGCCAGGACCCCGAAGCCGATCGTGGAGCAGCTCAACAAGGCGCTCAACCAGATCCTCAACGACAAGGACATCATCAAGCGCATCGAGGACCACGGCGCCGACGTCGAGTCCAGCACGCCCGAGCAGCTCGGGGCGCTGGTCAAGTCCGAGCTGACGAAGTGGAAGGGTGTCGTGCAGAAGGCCAAGCTGACCGCCGATTGA
- a CDS encoding LysR family transcriptional regulator has protein sequence MALNFDLNDLLAFRAVAELQNFRKAAESINLSQPAFSRRIEKLEDALGVRLLDRTTRSVTLTAVGRDFARKVNDLLDDLDATLLGIRGVSATRMGEVSIACVPSAVYYFLSKVIRRYHEVYPKIRVRILDASANEVLEAVSRGQADFGLNFIGSQEPDIDFQPLLEERFVAACRRDHPLARERSVAWSDLRRYDFISVSQSSGNRVLLDQALASLRERPQSIYEVQHVTTTLGLVEAGLGVAAVPSMAMPDEDHPLLVSVPLSDPVVKRTVGVIRRKGRSLSPAAQQLHAFLMEMERMSGRPGAGD, from the coding sequence ATGGCCCTCAACTTCGACCTCAACGACCTGCTGGCCTTCCGCGCGGTGGCGGAGCTGCAGAATTTCCGCAAGGCGGCCGAGTCGATCAACCTGTCGCAGCCGGCGTTCAGCCGCCGCATCGAGAAGCTGGAGGACGCCCTGGGCGTGCGGCTGCTGGACCGCACGACGCGCAGCGTGACGCTCACCGCCGTGGGCCGCGACTTCGCGCGCAAGGTGAACGATTTGCTCGACGACCTGGACGCAACGCTGCTGGGCATCCGGGGTGTGTCAGCCACGCGCATGGGCGAGGTGAGCATCGCCTGCGTGCCGTCGGCGGTGTACTACTTCCTGTCCAAGGTGATCCGCCGCTACCACGAGGTCTACCCGAAGATCCGCGTGCGCATCCTCGACGCCAGCGCCAACGAGGTGCTGGAGGCCGTCTCGCGCGGGCAGGCCGATTTCGGGCTCAACTTCATCGGCAGCCAGGAGCCGGACATCGACTTCCAGCCGCTGCTGGAGGAGCGCTTCGTCGCCGCCTGCCGCCGCGACCACCCGCTGGCCCGCGAGCGCAGCGTCGCGTGGAGCGACCTGCGGCGCTACGACTTCATCTCGGTCAGCCAGTCCTCGGGCAACCGGGTGCTGCTCGACCAGGCGCTGGCCAGCCTGCGCGAGCGGCCGCAGAGCATCTACGAGGTGCAGCACGTCACGACCACGCTCGGTCTGGTCGAGGCCGGGCTGGGGGTCGCCGCCGTGCCGTCCATGGCGATGCCGGACGAGGACCACCCGCTGCTGGTCAGCGTGCCGCTGTCCGACCCGGTGGTGAAGCGCACGGTGGGGGTGATCCGGCGCAAGGGGCGTTCGCTCTCGCCGGCGGCCCAGCAGTTGCACGCCTTCCTGATGGAGATGGAGCGCATGTCCGGCCGCCCGGGCGCGGGCGACTGA
- a CDS encoding LysR family transcriptional regulator — MELRQLRYFVKVVELGGMGRAARDLGVVTSALSQQISRLESELSTRLLQRTRDGAVPTDAGVAFWHQAQLVLRHADAAMIAAQQARLSGSVSVGLAPSTAAVLGLPLMQAMRARYPEVRLHLVENLSGHLTAMLNARQLDLAVLFQVDAMRRWSVLPLLDELLYLVGRADQLDRPEDAAPIGLDQLGALGLGLVLPSGPHGLRALLNTAFARARVEPLIVAEIDGLAMLMDAVQAGLGATIQPGAATARQPPGSLRLIPIADAHARRSNLLVSLSDDELSPAALAARVVLADVAGELVRQGRWIGARLLPERP, encoded by the coding sequence ATGGAACTGCGGCAACTGCGCTACTTCGTGAAGGTGGTCGAGCTGGGGGGCATGGGCCGTGCTGCACGCGATCTGGGCGTGGTCACCTCCGCGCTGAGCCAGCAGATCAGCCGGCTGGAGAGCGAGCTGTCCACCCGCTTGCTGCAGCGCACCCGGGATGGCGCGGTGCCCACCGATGCGGGCGTGGCCTTCTGGCACCAGGCCCAGCTGGTGCTGCGCCACGCGGACGCCGCGATGATCGCCGCGCAGCAGGCCCGCCTGTCCGGCTCGGTCAGTGTCGGGCTCGCCCCGTCCACGGCGGCGGTGCTGGGCTTGCCGCTGATGCAGGCCATGCGGGCACGCTACCCGGAGGTGCGCCTGCACCTGGTCGAGAACCTGTCGGGCCACCTGACGGCGATGCTCAACGCCCGGCAGCTCGACCTGGCGGTGCTGTTCCAGGTGGACGCGATGCGGCGCTGGAGCGTGCTGCCGCTGCTGGACGAGCTGCTCTACCTCGTCGGTCGGGCAGACCAGCTCGACCGGCCCGAGGACGCCGCCCCGATCGGCCTCGACCAGCTCGGCGCGCTCGGGCTCGGCCTGGTCCTGCCCAGCGGGCCGCACGGGCTGCGGGCCTTGCTGAACACGGCGTTTGCGCGCGCGCGGGTCGAGCCGCTGATCGTCGCGGAGATCGACGGGCTGGCGATGCTGATGGATGCCGTGCAGGCCGGCCTGGGCGCGACGATCCAGCCGGGCGCGGCCACCGCGCGCCAGCCGCCGGGCTCGTTGCGGCTCATCCCCATCGCCGACGCACACGCCCGGCGCAGCAACCTGCTGGTGAGCCTGTCGGACGACGAGCTGTCGCCCGCGGCGCTGGCCGCGCGCGTCGTGCTGGCCGACGTGGCGGGGGAACTGGTCCGCCAGGGGCGCTGGATCGGCGCCCGGCTGCTGCCCGAGCGGCCCTGA
- a CDS encoding DUF1615 domain-containing protein — MTRTLRLAALAPVMAGLAACGTLPSDRLPPAPAPAPVITLPTTPVPAPTPGPGSAPTPAPVPAPVPVPPPPPALPPLPPAPPPPPPPAPVSAAEVRAVALRVLPPNITDRSAWADDIATAFAALSIPAQAHKVCALAAVIEQESTWQADPPVANLSKIAKAELDKKRERFGIPKAVMDLALSKTSPDGRTYQQRLDRLRTERELSLLYEDMIREIPMGAQLAGGQNPVRTGGSTQVSVAFATEQMRDRPYPWRPAGTPREEVFKRRGGLYFGAAMLLDYPVSYNRMLYRFADYNAGRYSSRNAAVQALLVQLTGQKIDPDGDLLRYKGGEPVSPRTEPSQAWRALLALQAELGVNAAQIERDLKLEKRFEFEQSPTYRRLYQLADKRGLRPPREQLPDIDLNSPKISRKLTTAWFADRCEARYRTCLARDTVAPPVPAASDPRP; from the coding sequence ATGACACGCACCCTGCGCCTTGCCGCCCTCGCCCCCGTGATGGCCGGACTGGCCGCCTGCGGCACGCTGCCCAGCGACCGCCTGCCGCCCGCCCCCGCCCCGGCGCCCGTGATCACGCTGCCGACGACACCCGTTCCGGCGCCCACGCCGGGACCGGGATCGGCGCCGACGCCAGCGCCCGTCCCGGCACCCGTCCCCGTGCCACCCCCACCGCCGGCCCTGCCCCCGCTGCCCCCCGCGCCGCCACCGCCGCCGCCTCCTGCGCCGGTCAGCGCGGCCGAGGTGCGCGCTGTCGCGCTGCGCGTGCTGCCGCCGAACATCACCGACCGCAGCGCCTGGGCCGACGACATCGCCACCGCCTTCGCCGCGCTGTCGATCCCGGCACAGGCGCACAAGGTCTGCGCGCTGGCCGCCGTGATCGAGCAGGAATCGACCTGGCAGGCTGACCCACCAGTGGCCAATCTCTCGAAGATCGCCAAGGCCGAACTCGACAAGAAACGCGAGCGCTTCGGCATCCCGAAGGCGGTGATGGACCTCGCGCTGTCGAAGACCTCGCCGGACGGCCGCACCTACCAGCAGCGCCTGGACCGGCTGCGCACCGAGCGCGAACTCTCGCTGCTCTACGAGGACATGATCCGCGAGATCCCGATGGGCGCGCAGCTCGCGGGTGGCCAGAACCCGGTGCGCACGGGCGGCTCGACCCAGGTCAGCGTCGCCTTCGCCACCGAACAGATGCGCGACAGGCCCTACCCGTGGCGGCCGGCCGGCACACCGCGCGAAGAGGTGTTCAAACGGCGCGGCGGGCTGTACTTCGGCGCGGCGATGCTGCTGGACTACCCGGTCTCGTACAACCGGATGCTCTACCGCTTCGCCGACTACAACGCCGGCCGCTACAGCAGCCGCAACGCCGCCGTGCAGGCCCTGCTGGTGCAGCTGACCGGCCAGAAGATCGACCCGGATGGCGACCTGCTGCGCTACAAGGGCGGCGAGCCGGTATCGCCGCGCACCGAGCCGAGCCAGGCGTGGCGCGCCCTGCTGGCGCTGCAGGCCGAGCTGGGCGTGAACGCGGCACAGATCGAGCGCGACCTGAAGCTGGAGAAGCGCTTCGAGTTCGAGCAGTCGCCGACCTACCGGCGGCTGTACCAGCTGGCCGACAAGCGCGGGCTGAGGCCACCGCGCGAGCAGCTGCCCGACATCGACCTGAACAGCCCGAAGATCTCGCGCAAGCTGACGACCGCATGGTTCGCTGATCGCTGCGAGGCGCGGTATCGAACCTGTCTGGCACGGGACACGGTGGCGCCGCCGGTGCCGGCCGCCAGCGATCCGCGGCCCTGA